In Oreochromis niloticus isolate F11D_XX linkage group LG5, O_niloticus_UMD_NMBU, whole genome shotgun sequence, a single window of DNA contains:
- the rdh20 gene encoding retinol dehydrogenase 10-A has product MIFLMDLQMMLLDVIYFILRNSLQVILRPRTKPIDGELVLITGSGGGLGRLFAQEFTKHGAEVVLWDIDSNSNEQTAKLVREMGGKAYTYTVDVTSREDVYRNAELMRKDLGRDVTILVNNAGVVAGKRILDCPDELIERTMKVNCHALFWTVKAFLPQMKAQNHGHIVTIASVLGLFSTACVEDYCASKFAAVDFHESLAHELLAEEVEGVKTTLVCPYIVDTGMFEGCKIREEVELLLPPLEPQYCVEQAMNAILVNQPLVCIPRLTYLPVLFRALLPWESNVTAYRFMGSDKCMYPFIETTKKQVTNGSVAVA; this is encoded by the exons ATGATCTTTCTAATGGACCTCCAGATGATGCTGCTGGATGTCATTTACTTCATCCTGAGAAATTCTTTGCAGGTTATCTTGCGTCCACGCACCAAGCCCATTGATGGCGAGCTGGTGCTCATAACTGGATCAGGCGGTGGCCTGGGCCGTCTCTTTGCTCAGGAATTCACCAAGCATGGGGCAGAAGTGGTGCTGTGGGACATTGATAGCAATTCCAATGAGCAGACAGCCAAGCTGGTGCGTGAGATGGGGGGAAAGGCGTACACCTACACAGTGGACGTAACCAGCCGGGAGGATGTGTACCGCAACGCAGAGCTTATGAGAAAGGACCTCGGCAGGGACGTTACAATACTAGTGAACAATGCTGGAGTGGTGGCTGGGAAGCGCATCCTAGACTGTCCTGATGAGCTGATTGAGAGGACTATGAAAGTCAACTGTCATGCTCTGTTCTGG ACAGTGAAGGCTTTCCTCCCCCAAATGAAGGCCCAGAATCACGGACACATCGTGACCATTGCCAGCGTCCTCGGTCTCTTCAGCACAGCTTGTGTGGAG GATTACTGTGCCAGCAAGTTTGCTGCAGTGGACTTCCATGAGTCTCTGGCTCACGAGCTGCTGGCTGAGGAGGTAGAAGGAGTGAAGACTACCCTTGTGTGTCCCTACATCGTGGACACGGGCATGTTTGAAGGCTGCAAGATAAG AGAGGAAGTGGAACTGCTACTACCCCCTCTGGAGCCCCAGTATTGTGTTGAGCAGGCTATGAACGCTATTCTGGTAAACCAGCCATTAGTGTGTATCCCTCGCCTCACGTACCTGCCTGTTCTTTTCAGGGC GTTGTTGCCATGGGAATCTAACGTGACTGCTTATCGCTTCATGGGTTCTGACAAGTGCATGTACCCCTTTATTGAAACCACGAAAAAACAAGTGACAAATGGCTCTGTTGCAGTCGCCTAG
- the stau1 gene encoding double-stranded RNA-binding protein Staufen homolog 1 isoform X1: MSQLQFQCPASPMPAASAPLQPQPGYSIPCASGTLPSESASQPIRSSALPAGSATPYNSTTVSNMANPKEKTPMCLVNELARFNKIQPEYKLLCEQGPAHSKIFSVRLTLGDQHWEAEGTSIKKAQHSAAASALAETTLPKPTVRTPRSTGKHQADVMTHITELSALCIKLGKKPLYKPIDAYTGMRPPNFNYNVRAPGPYQRSMQQYYYPFPPVGPMLYHVELSIGGQQFFGKGRTRQLAKHDAAAKALKVLQKEPILQQLPVVNGEPEEENLNKSEISQVFEIALKRNLPVNFEVLKEEGPPHMKTFVVRVTVGEFTGEGEGKSKKIAKKLAAAAVLGELKRLPHIPSVEKTQPRIKKKTKSIIKLQTSPEYGQGMNPISRLAQIQQAKKEKEPEYSMVTERGLPRRREFVMQVTVCGQSAEGMGPSKKVAKRNAAEKMLELLGYKVPQPQPPKPALKTDEKTPVKKPGDGRKVTFYEPGSVEEGTLGSKEEDFRLPYLSHQQLPAGILPMMPEVAQAVGACHGSQAKDYSRTIPNPGKTTITAMIANELLYAGTSLTAETILKTKNNMNQLPHGPLTRPSEQLGYLASVQGLQVEYKDFPKNNKNEFVSLINCSSQPPLISHGIGKDVESCHDMAALNILKLLSELDQQSTERTGNGPVSGCGKQEIEGDLHIKQANSSTLAQTLDGTV; encoded by the exons ATGTCTCAGCTCCAGTTTCAGTGTCCGGCTAGCCCCATGCCCGCTGCTTCTGCCCCCCTGCAGCCACAGCCTGGCTACAGCATCCCTTGTGCCTCAGGCACCCTACCGTCAGAGAGCGCCAGCCAGCCCATCAGGAGCTCCGCTCTCCCCGCAGGGTCGGCCACTCCCTACAATAGCACCACAG TATCTAACATGGCAAACCCTAAAGAGAAGACCCCTATGTGTTTGGTGAATGAGTTAGCCCGTTTTAACAAGATTCAACCTGAATATAAGCTGCTTTGTGAGCAAGGGCCAGCTCACTCAAAG ATTTTCTCAGTGAGACTCACGCTGGGAGATCAGCATTGGGAGGCAGAGGGGACCAGTATCAAGAAAGCCCAGCATTCCGCTGCTGCATCAGCCCTCGCTGAGACTACACTCCCTAAACCCACTGTGAGGACACCCCGCAGCACAGGAAAGCACCAAG CAGATGTTATGACGCATATTACAGAGCTGAGTGCACTATGCATCAAACTTGGTAAAAAGCCTCTCTATAAACCCATCGACGCATATACGGGGATGAGACCACCGAACTTCAACTACAATGTGCGGGCTCCAGGGCCTTACCAGCGCTCTATGCAACA GTACTACTACCCATTTCCTCCTGTGGGACCAATGTTATATCATGTGGAGCTTTCTATTGGAGGCCAGCAATTTTTTGGGAAAGGACGAACGCGGCAGTTAGCCAAACACGATGCTGCTGCCAAGGCCTTGAAAGTACTGCAGAAGGAGCCAATACTGCAACAGTTGCCAGTG GTGAATGGAGAGCCCGAGGAGGAGAATCTGAACAAATCAGAAATCAGTCAAGTCTTTGAAATTGCACTTAAACGCAACTTACCTGTTAACTTTGAG GTTTTAAAAGAAGAGGGCCCTCCACACATGAAGACTTTTGTAGTGCGTGTTACAGTGGGCGAGTTCACAGGAGAGGGTGagggaaaaagtaaaaagattGCAAAGAAgctagcagcagcagcggtgCTGGGAGAGTTGAAGAGGCTACCCCATATACCCAGTGTAGAAAAGACGCAGCCCCGCatcaaaaagaaaaccaaatcTATCATCAAG CTGCAGACCAGTCCAGAGTATGGACAGGGAATGAATCCCATCAGCCGCTTGGCTCAGATCCAGCAGGCCAAGAAGGAGAAGGAGCCGGAGTACAGCATGGTGACAGAGAGAGGGCTGCCACGGCGCAGGGAGTTTGTCATGCAG GTTACTGTGTGTGGGCAGTCTGCAGAGGGAATGGGACCCAGCAAGAAGGTGGCCAAGAGGAACGCAGCAGAGAAAATGCTGGAGCTCTTGGGGTATAAAGTGCCTCAGCCTCAACCCCCAAAACCGGCACTCAAAACTGATGAAAAG aCCCCAGTGAAAAAGCCTGGTGATGGGCGCAAAGTGACCTTCTACGAACCTGGTTCTGTAGAGGAGGGGACACTGG GTTCCAAGGAGGAGGACTTCCGCCTGCCTTACCTGAGCCACCAGCAGCTGCCTGCAGGGATCCTGCCCATGATGCCTGAGGTGGCACAAGCAGTTGGGGCCTGCCACGGATCCCAGGCCAAGGACTACAGTCGAACTATACCCAACCCAGGCAAGACCACGATCACTGCCATGATTGCCAACGAGCTGCTTTACGCTGGGACATCACTGACTGCAGAGACTATCCTGAAGACTAAAAATAACATGAATCAACTGCCCCACGGCCCCCTAACCAGGCCCTCGGAACAGCTCGGCTATCTGGCATCTGTGCAGGGCCTACAG GTGGAATACAAGGATTTTCCCAAAAACAATAAGAATGAGTTTGTGTCACTGATTAACTGCTCCTCCCAGCCACCGCTCATCAGTCATGGGATTGGGAAAGATGTAGAATCCTGTCATGATATG GCTGCACTGAACATATTGAAGTTGCTCTCAGAGTTGGACCAGCAGTCAACCGAAAGGACAGGAAATGGACCAGTTTCTGG gTGTGGCAAACAAGAAATTGAAGGGGACTTGCACATCAAACAGGCTAACTCAAGCACATTGGCACAGACCCTGGATGGCACTGTTTAG
- the stau1 gene encoding double-stranded RNA-binding protein Staufen homolog 1 isoform X2 yields MSQLQFQCPASPMPAASAPLQPQPGYSIPCASGTLPSESASQPIRSSALPAGSATPYNSTTVSNMANPKEKTPMCLVNELARFNKIQPEYKLLCEQGPAHSKIFSVRLTLGDQHWEAEGTSIKKAQHSAAASALAETTLPKPTVRTPRSTGKHQDVMTHITELSALCIKLGKKPLYKPIDAYTGMRPPNFNYNVRAPGPYQRSMQQYYYPFPPVGPMLYHVELSIGGQQFFGKGRTRQLAKHDAAAKALKVLQKEPILQQLPVVNGEPEEENLNKSEISQVFEIALKRNLPVNFEVLKEEGPPHMKTFVVRVTVGEFTGEGEGKSKKIAKKLAAAAVLGELKRLPHIPSVEKTQPRIKKKTKSIIKLQTSPEYGQGMNPISRLAQIQQAKKEKEPEYSMVTERGLPRRREFVMQVTVCGQSAEGMGPSKKVAKRNAAEKMLELLGYKVPQPQPPKPALKTDEKTPVKKPGDGRKVTFYEPGSVEEGTLGSKEEDFRLPYLSHQQLPAGILPMMPEVAQAVGACHGSQAKDYSRTIPNPGKTTITAMIANELLYAGTSLTAETILKTKNNMNQLPHGPLTRPSEQLGYLASVQGLQVEYKDFPKNNKNEFVSLINCSSQPPLISHGIGKDVESCHDMAALNILKLLSELDQQSTERTGNGPVSGCGKQEIEGDLHIKQANSSTLAQTLDGTV; encoded by the exons ATGTCTCAGCTCCAGTTTCAGTGTCCGGCTAGCCCCATGCCCGCTGCTTCTGCCCCCCTGCAGCCACAGCCTGGCTACAGCATCCCTTGTGCCTCAGGCACCCTACCGTCAGAGAGCGCCAGCCAGCCCATCAGGAGCTCCGCTCTCCCCGCAGGGTCGGCCACTCCCTACAATAGCACCACAG TATCTAACATGGCAAACCCTAAAGAGAAGACCCCTATGTGTTTGGTGAATGAGTTAGCCCGTTTTAACAAGATTCAACCTGAATATAAGCTGCTTTGTGAGCAAGGGCCAGCTCACTCAAAG ATTTTCTCAGTGAGACTCACGCTGGGAGATCAGCATTGGGAGGCAGAGGGGACCAGTATCAAGAAAGCCCAGCATTCCGCTGCTGCATCAGCCCTCGCTGAGACTACACTCCCTAAACCCACTGTGAGGACACCCCGCAGCACAGGAAAGCACCAAG ATGTTATGACGCATATTACAGAGCTGAGTGCACTATGCATCAAACTTGGTAAAAAGCCTCTCTATAAACCCATCGACGCATATACGGGGATGAGACCACCGAACTTCAACTACAATGTGCGGGCTCCAGGGCCTTACCAGCGCTCTATGCAACA GTACTACTACCCATTTCCTCCTGTGGGACCAATGTTATATCATGTGGAGCTTTCTATTGGAGGCCAGCAATTTTTTGGGAAAGGACGAACGCGGCAGTTAGCCAAACACGATGCTGCTGCCAAGGCCTTGAAAGTACTGCAGAAGGAGCCAATACTGCAACAGTTGCCAGTG GTGAATGGAGAGCCCGAGGAGGAGAATCTGAACAAATCAGAAATCAGTCAAGTCTTTGAAATTGCACTTAAACGCAACTTACCTGTTAACTTTGAG GTTTTAAAAGAAGAGGGCCCTCCACACATGAAGACTTTTGTAGTGCGTGTTACAGTGGGCGAGTTCACAGGAGAGGGTGagggaaaaagtaaaaagattGCAAAGAAgctagcagcagcagcggtgCTGGGAGAGTTGAAGAGGCTACCCCATATACCCAGTGTAGAAAAGACGCAGCCCCGCatcaaaaagaaaaccaaatcTATCATCAAG CTGCAGACCAGTCCAGAGTATGGACAGGGAATGAATCCCATCAGCCGCTTGGCTCAGATCCAGCAGGCCAAGAAGGAGAAGGAGCCGGAGTACAGCATGGTGACAGAGAGAGGGCTGCCACGGCGCAGGGAGTTTGTCATGCAG GTTACTGTGTGTGGGCAGTCTGCAGAGGGAATGGGACCCAGCAAGAAGGTGGCCAAGAGGAACGCAGCAGAGAAAATGCTGGAGCTCTTGGGGTATAAAGTGCCTCAGCCTCAACCCCCAAAACCGGCACTCAAAACTGATGAAAAG aCCCCAGTGAAAAAGCCTGGTGATGGGCGCAAAGTGACCTTCTACGAACCTGGTTCTGTAGAGGAGGGGACACTGG GTTCCAAGGAGGAGGACTTCCGCCTGCCTTACCTGAGCCACCAGCAGCTGCCTGCAGGGATCCTGCCCATGATGCCTGAGGTGGCACAAGCAGTTGGGGCCTGCCACGGATCCCAGGCCAAGGACTACAGTCGAACTATACCCAACCCAGGCAAGACCACGATCACTGCCATGATTGCCAACGAGCTGCTTTACGCTGGGACATCACTGACTGCAGAGACTATCCTGAAGACTAAAAATAACATGAATCAACTGCCCCACGGCCCCCTAACCAGGCCCTCGGAACAGCTCGGCTATCTGGCATCTGTGCAGGGCCTACAG GTGGAATACAAGGATTTTCCCAAAAACAATAAGAATGAGTTTGTGTCACTGATTAACTGCTCCTCCCAGCCACCGCTCATCAGTCATGGGATTGGGAAAGATGTAGAATCCTGTCATGATATG GCTGCACTGAACATATTGAAGTTGCTCTCAGAGTTGGACCAGCAGTCAACCGAAAGGACAGGAAATGGACCAGTTTCTGG gTGTGGCAAACAAGAAATTGAAGGGGACTTGCACATCAAACAGGCTAACTCAAGCACATTGGCACAGACCCTGGATGGCACTGTTTAG